The following proteins come from a genomic window of Triticum aestivum cultivar Chinese Spring chromosome 6A, IWGSC CS RefSeq v2.1, whole genome shotgun sequence:
- the LOC123129189 gene encoding probable cytosolic oligopeptidase A translates to MGPARQRSTLVLLVLLLLLAAAMTPTLLTCASHLLSHSARRLARNPTSPLPALRLLSLLPASSPLRAFCPRARPSPIACSAYSTASAMADAADDTSSNPLLADFDFPPFDRVEPAHVRPGIRALLARLEGELEELEKGVEPAWEKLVHPLERIVDRLDVVWNVVDHLKAVKDSADLRAAVEDVQPEKVKFYLRLGQSKPIYEAFNAIRNSSDWDSLSDARKRVVEGQIKDAVLGGVALEDEQREKFNQIQQELEKLSEKFSENVLDATKKFEKLITDKKEIDGLPASALGLAAQTAVSKGHENASAENGPWMITLDAPSFMAVMQHAKNRALREEVYRAYLTRASSGDLDNTDIISQILKLRLEKAKLLGYKNFAEVSMARKMATVDRVQELLEKIRAASWDHAVQDMEDLKAFVKDSGSAEANDLAHWDLNFWSERLRESKYDIDEEGLRPYFALPKVMDGLFSLANKLFGITVEAADGLAPVWNSDVKFYCVKDSSNSPVAYFYFDPYSRPSEKRGGAWMNVVFSRSSVLARHGSSVRLPVAHMVCNQMPPVGDKPSLMTFREVETVFHEFGHALQHMLTRQDEAFVAGISGIEWDAVELPSQFMENWCYHKNTLLSIAKHYETGEPLPEEIYAKLVAAKNFRAGTFSLRQIRFASVDMELHTTYDPSGPVSVYDVDRRVAEKTQVLAPLPEDRFLCGFSHIFAGGYAAGYYSYKWAEVLSADAFSAFEDVGLDNEKAIEETGRRFRETVLALGGGKSPLEVFVAFRGREPSPEPLLRHNGLLPVAA, encoded by the exons ATGGGCCCGGCACGTCAGCGCAGCACCCTcgtgctcctcgtcctcctcctcctcctggcggcgGCCATGACTCCCACGCTGCTCACTTgcgcctcccacctcctctcccactccgcccgccgcctcgcccggaACCCTACCAGCCCCCTCCCCGCCctccgcctcctctccctcctccccgccTCCTCCCCGCTCCGCGCCTTCTGCCCCCGCGCCCGCCCCTCCCCAATCGCCTGCTCCGCCTactccaccgcctccgccatggcggACGCCGCGGATGATAC CAGCAGCAACCCGCTGCTCGCCGACTTCGACTTCCCGCCCTTCGACCGCGTCGAGCCCGCCCACGTCCGCCCCGGGATCCGCGCGCTCCTCGCCCGCCTC GAGGGCGAGCTGGAGGAGCTGGAGAAGGGCGTGGAGCCGGCGTGGGAGAAGCTGGTCCACCCGCTCGAGCGCATCGTCGACAGGCTCGACGTCGTCTGGAACGTCGTCGACCACCTCAAGGCCGTCAAGGACTCCGCCGACCTCCGCGCCGCCGTAGAGGACGTCCAG CCCGAGAAAGTGAAGTTCTACCTGAGGCTGGGGCAGAGCAAGCCAATCTACGAGGCCTTCAACGCCATCAGGAATTCTTCAGACTGGGACAGCCTCAGCGACGCCCGCAAGCGTGTCGTCGAAG GCCAAATAAAGGATGCTGTTCTTGGTGGAGTTGCGCTTGAGGATGAGCAGAGGGAAAAATTCAATCAAATCCAACAA GAACTTGAAAAGCTGTCAGAGAAGTTCAGTGAAAATGTGTTGGATGCAACAAAGAAATTTGAGAAATTGATTACTGATAAGAAAGAAATCGATGGTTTACCTGCCTCAGCTCTTGGCTTAGCAGCACAGACTGCTGTTTCAAAG GGTCATGAAAATGCTTCAGCTGAAAATGGACCTTGGATGATCACACTAGACGCACCAAGCTTCATGGCTGTCATGCAACATGCCAAGAACAGGGCTCTCCGTGAAGAAGTATATCGCGCTTATCTAACCCGTGCATCAAGCGGCGATCTTGATAACACTGATATCATAAGTCAGATTCTGAAGTTGAGGCTAGAGAAGGCTAAACTACTTGGCTACAAGAACTTTGCTGAG GTAAGCATGGCTCGGAAAATGGCAACTGTTGACCGGGTGCAAGAGCTTCTTGAGAAAATCCGTGCTGCTTCCTGGGATCATGCTGTCCAAG ATATGGAAGACCTAAAAGCCTTTGTGAAAGATTCTGGTTCTGCAGAAGCCAATGATCTAGCACACTGGGATCTTAACTTCTGGAGTGAACGACTGCGGGAATCTAAATATGACATCGATGAG GAAGGACTGCGTCCTTACTTTGCACTGCCCAAGGTTATGGATGGCCTCTTCAGTCTTGCGAATAAGCTCTTTGGAATAACCGTTGAAGCTGCAGATGGATTGGCTCCT GTTTGGAACAGTGACGTCAAATTTTATTGTGTCAAAGATTCTTCCAATAGCCCCGTTGCTTATTTTTACTTCGACCCATACTCAAGACCATCTGAAAAGCGTGGTGGGGCTTGGATGAATGTCGTATTTTCTCGTAGTAGTGTGCTAGCTCGCCATGGGTCTTCTGTAAGGCTGCCTGTTGCCCATATGGTGTGTAATCAGATGCCACCAGTTGGCGATAAGCCCAGTCTTATGACCTTTCGTGAG GTTGAAACCGTGTTCCATGAATTTGGTCACGCGCTGCAGCATATGCTTACCAGACAAGATGAAGCCTTTGTTGCTGGTATCAGTGGAATAGAATGGGATGCCGTAGAGTTACCCTCTCAGTTCATGGAAAACTGGTGCTATCACAA GAATACTCTTTTGAGCATTGCAAAGCATTATGAAACCGGTGAACCTCTTCCAGAGGAAATCTATGCTAAGCTTGTGGCTGCAAAGAATTTCCGTGCTGGCACCTTCAGTCTCCGTCAG ATACGTTTTGCAAGTGTGGATATGGAACTGCATACAACTTATGATCCAAGTGGACCAGTGTCCGTGTATGATGTTGACCGAAGGGTTGCAGAAAAAACCCAGGTTCTCGCTCCTCTGCCAGAGGACAGATTCCTGTGTGGATTCAGCCACATTTTTGCAG GTGGCTATGCAGCTGGATACTACAGTTACAAG
- the LOC123129192 gene encoding two-component response regulator ORR3 isoform X1 — MLPSHAIRWSMDAGTLNGSPDAEELTPTSLKNGLLQASPSSIPFCCLCPMSTTVQEPPHVLAVDDSLVDRVVISRLLRSSKYRVTTVDSGKKALEVLSLGHESVQLIITDYCMPEMTGYDLLKRVKESAELRGIPVVIMSSENSPTRIRRCLDEGAEEFLIKPVRPSDVSRLCSRAIAAMPMR, encoded by the exons ATGTTGCCATCACACGCCATCCGCTGGAGCATGGATGCGGGCACTCTGAATGGCAGTCCAGATGCAGAGGAACTGACTCCCACGAGTTTAAAAAATGGGCTTCTTCAG GCATCACCTTCATCCATCCCCTTCTGCTGCCTCTGCCCGATGTCGACGACGGTGCAGGAGCCGCCGCACGTCCTGGCCGTGGACGACAGCCTTGTCGACCGCGTCGTCATCTCCAGGCTCCTCCGCAGCTCCAAGTACAGAG TGACGACGGTGGACAGCGGGAAGAAGGCGCTGGAGGTGCTGAGCCTGGGCCACGAGAGCGTGCAGCTGATCATCACGGACTACTGCATGCCGGAGATGACCGGCTACGACCTGCTCAAGCGGGTCAAGGAGTCGGCGGAGCTGCGCGGCATCCCGGTGGTGATCATGTCGTCGGAGAACTCCCCCACCAGGATCCGCCGGTGCCTCGACGAGGGCGCGGAGGAGTTCCTCATCAAGCCCGTGCGCCCCTCGGACGTCTCCCGCCTCTGCAGCCGTGCCATCGCCGCCATGCCCATGCGGTAG
- the LOC123129192 gene encoding two-component response regulator ORR3 isoform X2 — protein MSTTVQEPPHVLAVDDSLVDRVVISRLLRSSKYRVTTVDSGKKALEVLSLGHESVQLIITDYCMPEMTGYDLLKRVKESAELRGIPVVIMSSENSPTRIRRCLDEGAEEFLIKPVRPSDVSRLCSRAIAAMPMR, from the exons ATGTCGACGACGGTGCAGGAGCCGCCGCACGTCCTGGCCGTGGACGACAGCCTTGTCGACCGCGTCGTCATCTCCAGGCTCCTCCGCAGCTCCAAGTACAGAG TGACGACGGTGGACAGCGGGAAGAAGGCGCTGGAGGTGCTGAGCCTGGGCCACGAGAGCGTGCAGCTGATCATCACGGACTACTGCATGCCGGAGATGACCGGCTACGACCTGCTCAAGCGGGTCAAGGAGTCGGCGGAGCTGCGCGGCATCCCGGTGGTGATCATGTCGTCGGAGAACTCCCCCACCAGGATCCGCCGGTGCCTCGACGAGGGCGCGGAGGAGTTCCTCATCAAGCCCGTGCGCCCCTCGGACGTCTCCCGCCTCTGCAGCCGTGCCATCGCCGCCATGCCCATGCGGTAG
- the LOC123129191 gene encoding uncharacterized protein — protein MAAAGDDAPAGLFSGVWSRLHAAASVWRRRGQASQDGDGEEEESTVRSRLARRAAAARRVGRKLAFVSFNLEVLVFIYAFWRARRRSLTWRQPIQVLPVLAVPALATLIYAAFVRFTRMLDLKDKRTLERLQEDKPQTECEPRDSVDLKDKETLERLQEDKQRTECEPGEFDRDNQNNVQNCDDVDDASNSLVGTDSAAQTAKLMKHRQSSIKHRDDDGADMAWGHSKDFQSAPSGGLRMRRLSSAKTYMTSSSFIERSVEKTQEMPSVSAHLDQHVHVPISTEDTISYHFDDCRSMHAQPADTPQELSEGDGDKEGFDGLWDIVETRSNSSKENPISPVGSHNNFYDGDDSRSPASSPDDFVAHNSLNDFSPDLSGLVLPASETLKMLPPEGVREEALLDPHKSEVLHMYSLTPKESPTPYAVNDKELPITPDMGTYSELLGEGVETESSIFHTPEDSTPSFISEEVLLCPPAVSNIEHCLGTPEFSLCGQETEKIEVVGSVSFTNDSPELSFLSSPELVVESAEDAIEKELCELNSKEETTMLISMEEEPLQGPLIVSTGTSEQCLETSDVSLCIQDTKAGEVSGIINFVTATPELMYTASPELLAEGDEDLKEDKTSDLHLPEQNGLPLNIEKEPILDSLVADTAEDVERTEVHDVVQEGSFESEDEETFNNPNLVVTSSIDDSKNQNLISDSMLVQFIPNTDINEALEGGWEAVSEPLHQGPRHSEGMFLSPGEINNDEIYSLTPMESPTLYAVNDKELPITPDMESYPEFFGEGIEEIVSSKFHMPEESTTPFNLEEVLPCSLAVSNIENCPGAPEFSVCGEEETDKMEVAGSVSFINVSPELSFLSSPELVVESAEDATEKELCELDTKEDNAILINMEEEALQDPLMVSTSTVEQCLETSDVSLRIQDANPKSMYPPSPEVLGEYNEEFKEDQTSDSHILEENGLPFNFEKEPILDSPVADTAEGVEITGVHYVVKEGFSESEGEEAFNYQKLAVTDSEDDSDTQNLIIDSMPVKFIRNSDLNEVLEGGQEAFSQPLCQSTRHSEGMFLSSAEINNDEVYSSNSNSYANVVEDAAPSEGLSKFEDEMSIASLDTPICLDEVKSAAIVDIDIVSPKLSLQPELHDVGVEENEFSKFHVPEEIRTPFNLEEQVLLSPVAVNNTEYCRETQEFSLYNQENEEREVVESVSYIKVSPESSLLSSPEFVGEGGEDAREKEAHELNTNEENETLINLEEEPLQAAPVVSTTDQCLETSEFSLSSEVAKTTDVPEIVSFVTVSPELNYSASSELLSEGGGDLHEDETSDLHLQEQKALPFNLEEPFLDPLVVDTAEDALATSELLICSEEVKMTEVHGVVEEVFSESEDEAACDHPNLVLASPDDDSTAQNLTSNSISAQVIPDTSVKEASQAGQEAWPEPPHESICHSEGTFLSSGEVNHDKVTVEAPFAGEGGLSMPEDEIALTSLETSILLDEVRTAENLAANSEPSQSIPDINGFQSLHDQEQAPSETLQDTNFLLEGSHTSSDEGINSEIFSLYSRSSSCVSEINMLESLRSGTSSEPDNDRGLSFDERNRVIFHNMDSTENNTNNPVTDESILETNMIETLNIADETTADSPHEVSSNFVDSFVAPDVINGMTQSDQHLDLSSSSFAPVVDAFETLQSGQFFSEPQLENDVMFEQTHMSPKEADDAENYFTNTIDDPQDSERTSTVALEDEDDLTLHKAYMSPEDISEVKNSLADDYASDLPHMPENHCFSEKVSPESQDPLSSEEILVCPEGLKTENDLDGVKSSLYSTEANLAEPCGIAHEGTQQQDETMLGFEEASSEYHYDNSGSLDIPDVTVAESLQAAERSSSEILYDGMFSFEGTLISLDGDDNAEDFPNNSGSVMHTAQTDTTSLPSLQEGSFKPEDENPVNSISPYEVDTEESSSSNHGNSSSASSRHDISFMEAPRPQELPIDAGREKVLLKDKEPKDSKSEVMKETVEDLDDDHERKPVVTISHSTGSSIVSELADLQYTQSVDDDTETLSAPLPSSVATDILKQTK, from the exons atggccgccgccggcgacgacgcGCCCGCGGGGCTCTTCTCCGGCGTCTGGTCCCGCCTCCACGCCGCGGCCTCCGTCTGGCGTCGCCGGGGCCAGGCCTCCCAAGACggtgacggggaggaggaggagtccacCGTGCGGTCGCGCCTCGcgaggcgggccgcggcggcgcggcgggtcgGACGGAAGCTCGCCTTCGTCTCCTTCAACCTCGAG GTGCTGGTATTCATCTACGCGTTCTGGAGGGCGAGGAGACGGAGTCTGACCTGGAGGCAGCCCATCCAGGTGCTGCCGGTGCTTGCGGTCCCTGCTCTCGCCACGCTCATATACGCCGCCTTCGTCCGCTTCACCAGAATGC TTGACCTAAAGGACAAAAGAACACTTGAAAGACTTCAAGAGGACAAGCCGCAAACTGAGTGTGAACCAAGGGATTCAGTTGACCTCAAGGACAAGGAAACGCTTGAAAGACTTCAAGAGGACAAGCAGCGAACTGAGTGTGAACCAGGGGAGTTTGACCGGGACAACCAAAACAATGTCCAG AACTGTGATGATGTGGACGATGCTAGTAATTCTCTGGTTGGAACTGATTCAGCAGCACAAACTGCTAAGCTTATGAAACATCGCCAGTCGAGCATTAAGCATAGAGATGATGATGGAGCAGATATGGCTTGGGGTCATAGCAAGGATTTCCAATCAGCACCCTCAGGTGGACTAAGGATGAGAAGATTGTCAAGTGCAAAAACATACATGACCAGCAGCAGTTTTATAGAAAGAAGTGTGGAAAAGACACAGGAAATGCCATCTGTCTCTGCACATTTAGATCAGCATGTCCATGTCCCTATTTCCACTGAAGATACTATTTCGTATCATTTTGATGATTGCCGCAGCATGCATGCTCAACCTGCAGATACCCCTCAAGAATTGTCTGAAGGAGATGGTGACAAAGAAGGGTTTGATGGATTATGGGACATTGTGGAAACTCGTTCCAATTCCAGCAAGGAGAATCCCATATCTCCAGTTggttctcataataatttttatgACGGAGACGATTCACGCTCCCCTGCATCTTCACCAGACGACTTTGTTGCTCATAATAGCTTAAATGACTTCAGCCCTGACCTGTCTGGTCTGGTACTACCTGCATCAGAAACCTTGAAAATGTTGCCTCCCGAAGGTGTCAGGGAGGAAGCATTGCTTGATCCACACAAGTCAGAAGTGTTGCATATGTATTCTTTGACTCCAAAGGAGAGCCCTACTCCCTATGCAGTCAATGACAAGGAACTGCCAATCACTCCTGACATGGGGACCTATTCAGAGTTGCTTGGCGAGGGAGTCGAGACAGAATCGTCCATATTCCATACACCAGAGGACAGTACGCCATCCTTCATCTCAGAGGAGGTTTTACTGTGTCCACCTGCAGTCAGTAATATCGAACATTGCTTGGGGACTCCAGAGTTCTCTTTGTGCGGTCAAGAGACTGAAAAAATTGAAGTTGTTGGAAGTGTCAGCTTTACTAATGACAGTCCTGAGTTAAGCTTCTTATCCTCTCCAGAATTAGTTGTGGAGAGTGCTGAGGATGCCATTGAGAAAGAATTATGTGAGTTAAACTCAAAGGAGGAGACTACTATGCTCATCAGTATGGAGGAGGAACCTTTGCAAGGTCCACTTATAGTCAGTACTGGTACTAGTGAACAATGCCTGGAAACTTCAGATGTCTCTTTATGCATTCAAGATACCAAGGCGGGGGAAGTTTCTGGAATTATAAACTTTGTTACAGCCACTCCTGAATTAATGTATACAGCGTCTCCGGAGTTACTTGCAGAAGGTGATGAGGACTTGAAGGAGGATAAAACGTCTGATTTGCATTTACCGGAGCAGAATGGCCTACCTTTAAACATTGAGAAAGAACCTATTCTGGATTCACTTGTAGCTGATACTGCTGAGGATGTCGAGAGAACAGAAGTTCATGATGTTGTCCAGGAAGGTTCTTTTGAATCAGAAGACGAGGAAACATTTAATAATCCAAATCTTGTTGTCACTTCTTCAATTGATGATAGTAAAAATCAAAATTTGATAAGTGACTCAATGCTTGTTCAATTTATTCCAAACACCGACATAAATGAAGCTCTTGAAGGTGGCTGGGAAGCAGTTTCTGAACCGCTACATCAAGGCCCTCGCCATTCTGAAGGAATGTTCTTATCTCCCGGGGAGATCAATAATGACGAAATCTATTCTTTGACTCCAATGGAGAGCCCTACATTGTATGCAGTCAATGACAAGGAGCTGCCAATCACTCCTGACATGGAGAGCTATCCAGAGTTCTTTGGCGAGGGAATTGAAGAGATAGTATCGTCCAAGTTCCATATGCCAGAGGAGAGTACGACGCCCTTCAATTTGGAGGAGGTTTTACCGTGCTCGCTTGCAGTCAGTAATATAGAAAATTGCCCCGGGGCTCCAGAGTTCTCTGTATGTGGTGAAGAAGAGACTGATAAAATGGAAGTTGCTGGAAGTGTCAGCTTTATCAATGTCAGTCCTGAGTTGAGCTTCTTATCTTCTCCAGAGTTGGTTGTGGAGAGTGCTGAGGATGCCACCGAGAAAGAATTATGTGAATTAGATACAAAGGAGGACAATGCTATACTCATCAACATGGAGGAGGAAGCTTTACAAGATCCGCTTATGGTCAGTACCAGTACTGTTGAACAATGCTTGGAAACTTCAGATGTCTCTTTACGCATTCAAGATGCCAATCCTAAATCGATGTACCCACCATCTCCAGAGGTACTTGGAGAATATAATGAAGAATTCAAGGAGGATCAAACGTCTGACTCGCACATACTGGAGGAGAATGGCCTACCTTTTAATTTTGAAAAGGAACCTATTCTGGATTCACCTGTAGCTGATACTGCTGAGGGCGTCGAGATAACAGGGGTTCATTATGTTGTCAAGGAAGGTTTTTCTGAGTCAGAAGGCGAGGAAGCATTTAACTATCAAAAGCTTGCTGTCACAGATTCGGAGGATGATAGTGACACTCAAAATTTGATTATTGATTCAATGCCAGTGAAATTCATTCGAAACAGCGACCTAAATGAAGTTCTTGAAGGTGGCCAGGAAGCATTTTCTCAGCCACTATGCCAAAGCACTCGCCATTCTGAAGGAATGTTCTTATCTTCAGCGGAGATCAATAATGATGAAGTCTATTCAAGCAACTCAAATTCATATGCCAATGTGGTGGAAGATGCTGCACCCTCTGAAGGACTTTCTAAGTTTGAAGATGAAATGTCTATTGCTTCTTTAGATACTCCCATCTGCCTGGATGAGGTTAAAAGTGCAGCTATTGTTGACATTGATATAGTCAGTCCTAAACTGAGCCTTCAACCAGAGCTGCATGATGTGGGAGTTGAGGAGAATGAATTTTCCAAGTTCCATGTACCAGAGGAAATCAGAACACCCTTCAATTTGGAGGAGCAAGTTTTGCTATCCCCAGTTGCGGTCAATAATACTGAATACTGCAGGGAGACTCAGGAGTTCTCTTTGTACAATCAAGAGAATGAGGAAAGGGAAGTTGTTGAAAGTGTCAGCTATATTAAGGTCAGTCCTGAGTCGAGCCTCTTATCCTCTCCAGAGTTTGTTGGGGAGGGTGGTGAGGATGCTAGGGAGAAAGAAGCACACGAATTAAACACAAATGAGGAGAATGAGACACTCAtcaatttggaggaggaacctttACAAGCTGCGCCTGTGGTCAGTACTACTGATCAGTGCTTGGAAACATCAGAGTTTTCTTTATCTAGTGAAGTTGCCAAGACAACGGATGTTCCAGAGATTGTTAGCTTTGTTACAGTCAGTCCTGAATTAAACTACTCTGCATCTTCAGAGTTACTTTCAGAGGGGGGCGGGGACTTACACGAGGATGAAACGTCTGACTTGCACTTACAGGAGCAGAAGGCCCTACCTTTTAATTTGGAGGAGCCTTTTCTGGATCCACTTGTAGTTGATACTGCTGAAGATGCGTTGGCTACATCAGAACTTTTGATATGCAGTGAAGAGGTCAAGATGACCGAAGTTCATGGAGTCGTCGAGGAAGTTTTCTCTGAATCAGAAGACGAGGCAGCATGTGACCATCCAAACCTTGTTCTCGCCTCTCCAGATGATGATAGTACCGCTCAAAATTTGACAAGTAATTCAATATCTGCTCAGGTCATTCCGGACACCAGTGTAAAGGAAGCTTCTCAAGCTGGTCAGGAAGCATGGCCTGAGCCACCACATGAAAGCATTTGCCATTCTGAAGGAACATTCCTATCTTCAGGTGAGGTCAATCATGATAAAGTGACAGTTGAAGCACCATTTGCTGGTGAGGGAGGACTTTCTATGCCTGAAGATGAAATAGCTTTGACTTCTCTAGAGACTTCCATCTTGCTTGATGAGGTTAGAACTGCAGAAAATTTGGCAGCCAACTCTGAACCTTCTCAGTCCATCCCAGACATCAACGGATTTCAATCTCTTCACGACCAGGAACAAGCTCCATCTGAAACACTGCAGGACACTAATTTTCTTCTCGAGGGAAGCCACACATCTTCAGATGAGGGTATAAACTCTGAAATATTTTCGCTGTATTCCAGGTCATCTTCATGTGTTTCAGAGATCAACATGCTGGAATCTCTCAGAAGTGGAACATCTTCTGAACCGGACAATGATCGTGGTTTAAGCTTTGATGAGAGGAACCGTGTGATATTTCATAACATGGACAGTACAGAAAATAACACAAACAACCCAGTGACTGATGAATCTATCCTGGAGACCAACATGATTGAAACTCTTAATATTGCTGATGAAACAACTGCTGATTCACCGCATGAAGTTTCTTCAAACTTTGTGGACTCTTTTGTAGCTCCAGATGTAATCAATGGCATGACACAATCAGATCAACACTTGGACTTATCATCCTCTTCATTTGCTCCGGTGGTTGATGCATTTGAAACATTGCAAAGTGGTCAGTTTTTTTCTGAGCCTCAACTCGAAAATGATGTTATGTTTGAGCAGACCCACATGTCCCCTAAGGAGGCTGACGATGCTGAAAACTATTTCACCAATACAATTGACGATCCTCAAGATAGTGAGAGAACATCAACTGTAGCTTTGGAAGATGAAGATGATTTAACTCTTCATAAGGCTTACATGTCTCCTGAAGATATCAGTGAAGTCAAAAATTCTTTGGCTGATGATTATGCTTCAGATCTTCCTCACATGCCGGAGAACCATTGCTTCAGCGAAAAAGTATCACCTGAATCTCAGGACCCCTTAAGTTCTGAGGAGATTTTGGTTTGTCCAGAGGGTTTGAAAACTGAAAATGATTTAGACGGTGTAAAGTCATCCTTGTATTCTACAGAGGCCAACTTGGCAGAACCTTGTGGCATTGCTCACGAAGGAACTCAGCAACAAGATGAAACCATGTTGGGTTTTGAGGAAGCCAGTTCTGAATATCACTATGACAATTCAGGGTCCCTAGATATTCCAGATGTCACTGTGGCGGAGAGTCTTCAAGCCGCAGAGAGATCATCATCTGAGATACTTTACGATGGCATGTTCAGTTTCGAGGGGACATTAATATCTCTAGATGGCGATGACAATGCTGAGGATTTTCCTAACAATTCAGGTTCTGTTATGCATACTGCACAGACCGACACAACAAGTCTCCCTAGTCTTCAAGAAGGGTCTTTCAAGCCAGAAGATGAAAATCCAGTTAATTCTATCTCCCCATATGAGGTTGATACTGAAGAATCAAGTAGCTCAAATCATGGTAATTCCAGCTCCGCTTCATCTCGTCATGACATCAGCTTCATGGAGGCTCCTCGGCCCCAGGAACTGCCTATAGACGCTGGAAGGGAaaaag TTCTGCTCAAGGATAAGGAACCAAAAGACAGTAAATCTGAGGTCATGAAAGAGACTGTCGAAGATTTGGATGACGACCATGAG AGGAAACCAGTAGTCACAATCAGTCATAGCACTGGGAGCAGTATTGTATCTGAACTAGCTGACTTGCAGTACACCCAGTCAGTTGATGATGATACTGAAACTCTTAGTGCTCCTCTACCTTCATCTGTTGCTACAGATATTTTGAAGCAGACCAAATGA